The following nucleotide sequence is from Flavimarina sp. Hel_I_48.
ATGGTACTGAGAACCTCTTTTTGCGTTTCAACTTCTAACTGGCGCTTATTGAACTCGCTGGCATTTTCCAGGAATAATTGCCCTTCGGTTTCAATATTTGTTATGCTTTTATCTTCTTTGAACGTAACTTTATTCTTTTCTACCGAATCCAGTTCCTGTGAAATCAGGGCAAGACGTTGATCTATAAATTCAGCAGTATTCTTGGAAACCAACTTTTTATCTAAGGTGGCATCAGCATTATAAGCGGCAATGAGACTGTTTAAAATGGTCTCTGATTTATTTTTTACCCCAGAAGTGGTTGTAAGTTCAATGACACTGCTATTTTTATTGATAGCCTGTACATTAATATTCTTACGGGTAGTTAGTACGGCGTCTTCAAGACTCTTTATGTTAATTACGATGGTATAAGGTTCAACCTTCCAGTATTCCTTCAATTCCAGAGGCTTGGGAATTACAGTAAGTTCCCCAAAGGGGAAAGTAATCTTTTCACCAAAATTATAAGTCTCCCTGCTGCCATCATCACCTACACGTAGTTCAAATGCGTTGCTGTTTTTAGGCCAGATCCAAAGAGTTACCGGTTCTGACAATGTGTTTTCTCCTTTGAGTACTTTAACCGTTAGCGGACTTTCATTAAATAGTTCTGAAGTTTTGATATTACCATCTCTGTAGTAGGTGACATTCAGATCAAGTTCTTCAACGACTTGAAGTGTAAGTCTTTTTGATTTTAAGATCTCAATTTCATTCTCAAATTCAGATTTACTCAAACCTACATTGCCCAGTCCAAGATCTTCAAACGCAGCCAGTTCTGAAAGTTCACTGTTTTTTGAATCCTTAATAAGTATGGTTGCCTGACTTTGATAAGAATTGTTAGTATATCTCAAATATAAAAAGGCAAGAACAAGCATCAACACCACGGTCACAAGAAACCAGGGCCAGTAGCGCATGTATAATTGCAACTGTTCCTTTAACGTAAGCTCTTCCTGAGCGCCCTGCGCCTGTTCTTCAATCTGCATATTATCTTGTAAAAATAGAGATTACTGAAATTATAATTCCCGCCACAGAAATGAAGACCGATGTATTCCTATTAAATCCTGAACTTTGTATCTGGGCGCCATTAGGAGGTACAATGATTACATCATTTTGCTGCATATAATAAAATGGGGAATTGATAAGATCTACGGATGTAAAATCAAGTACGCCATATCTTGTTTTACCGTTTTCTTCCCGTATCACCTGGACTTTCTCCCGTTCCCCAAAAATTGTCATATCGCCAGCAAGCCCTAATGCTTCCAGAATTGTTACTCGCTCATCATTTACAGTAAATGTTCCCGGCCGCTGCACTTCTCCCAGTACTGAAATAGTAAAATTTAAAATGCGCAAGTTGATAATAGGATCAATGACGTAAGTAGCAAGTTTTTCTTTAATAGTCCGAGTCGCTGCCTGTCTTGTCATTCCTCCCAATTCTAAACTTCCCAGTACAGGAAATTCAATTGTACCATCTTTATCTACTAAATAAGTCTGTATCTGGCGTGCACCATTGATGGTACCATCACCACTAGGTGTACTTACAAGCGGAGGATTAAAAGGTACAACGGTTTCAGGATTTAGGGCGGATACTGTTATGGTCAGGAGATCATCTGGACGGATAATGGTATTATAGGTAATTGAATCCTGCTGTTCCCTTAGATTTTCGATATCCTGAAAATAAAGCACATCCTTCTTTGAAACACATGAATTCAGGATTAAAAGCAAGGCAAATGGAACTAAAACAAACTGGATAAATCGATTCAAAGTTGGGACTTATTAGATTTTTATCTTGCAAATGTAATTTTTTAAAGTCTAACAACCAATTTTTGGCATTGTACTTGAAAATTGTCCCAAAATTCCAAATCTTATGTAGGAATATGAAAGGGAATATTGAAATAAAAAATTCCTAAGAAGGATAAGCTTTCAATATCATTTGGCTTTCTTAATTATTATTGTCTTTCTGTTGCTTTTAAATTTCTTTACACGCTTAGAAATTGTAAAACTTATTATCAAACAACATAGGAACCCTATTAAAACAGCAATACTATCTAACACATAATTATCCAGGATCAGGCAAAGCAGAATTCCCAAAACACTTGAAACACCCACGATAATCGAGATTTGATGGTGCTTTAATCCCAATCGTAAAAGTAAAGAATGAATATGCAACTTGTCTGGTGCAAAGGGTGACCGCCTTTGAGATAATCGTATTAACATAATGCGCGATGTATCAAAAATGGGATAGATAAATAACACCATAGCCAAACTCACGCTATTTTTTATCTTAAGAATTTCAGTAGAAGGAAGCTCTTGATTTTTGTTCAAAAATATAATTAAAACGACAGCACAGAAAAATCCCACAAACAAGGATCCTGTGTCCCCCATAAAGATTTTGGCCGGATGCCAGTTAAAGCATATGAAGGCAAGTACCGCTCCACACATGGCACCGCAAACAAGTGCCAGGTTTGTAAAGCCGGTCATGTAAAACCATACCCCAAGAAATAGTATGCAAACCAATGCTATTGATGCTGCAAGACCGTCTATACCATCAACAAGATTAAAGGAGTTTGTCAAACCTACTATAACAAAGACACTAATTGCAAAACTTAACCACTCAGGAAAAGCGAAATCAATCCCGAAAGTATAAAAAGAATTTATAGATACTCCCCCCAGACCAACAACCACACAAGCTGCCAATAGCTGCACAATAAATTTATTGAGAGATGACAATGCAACCATATCGTCTCGTATGCCGGTAAAAGCAAGTAAAATCAAAGCAAAAAAGAGATACTTAAAAGTTCCAAGATTTTCCATGGGAACCCAAACAAGAGCAGAAAGAATAAAACCAACAAAAATAGCGGCCCCACCCATTGTAGGAATGTTTCCTACATGAAGTTTTCGACCTCCTGGAGTATCAAAGACCTCCCTGCCCATAATCACTTTTATAATTTCAGGCAACGTGATAATACTGATAATAAAAGCAGTAGAGAAAGCTAGTATTACAAATACAATAGGTATCAATGGTTTCTAAGTTAAGATGTGGTAAATATATATATATTAAACTTCTTTAACGCTTTTTTACGAAAATGAAAATTTGAAAAAACACTTGTTTCTTAACTACTATTTCGTATACAATAGAAGGCGTAATCGTGTAAAAAATTATAGTAATTGAAAGACTATCTACAGACTTGATCGATATTACGTACTTAGAAGAAGACTATCTGAAAAGGAAAATTCCGTAATCACATTGATATAGAAAATTTATTTCAAGTATCATAACATTTTTTCTGGTATCTTCAAATTCAAGAATGATTTCCTTTGCGATTTGAGCAGCAGGTTTGATATCATGAATTGATGCACAAATTTGTCCTATTTGCATTTCCCCGTTATTCATATCACTCTTCAAACATACCCTTTTTTACAGGAGCTTTACCAAATAGCTCCATGAGCTTTACCTTGGTGTTATTTTCGGTATATAGTGCTTCTATCTCCCTATATGCTAAAAATAAAGAAATCGAACAGGAACGAGGTCATTTAATGCTATTCTGGTTGCTCCTTCACTGGCATCAATGTTGAAAATATTATGACCATTACTTTCAGTAGTGGCTATATAAAAGGTTTAAAACGTTCTACACAATAGCATCTACGCCAGCTCCTTCTGTTTTCGGCCCAAATTTCAAACTACTTAACACATGTACTACCGTAATTCCATATTATTTTCAAAATGGAGTCCATATATTAGGATTTCCAGCAGATGAGAAAACTATTTTCACATGTATTTAAATAATAAATCTCATTATCCTATTAATATCCGTACAAAGCAAAGGTCTTTTAGTAGTTTGTTCGCATTTCTAAATATGTTTTTCAAAAATATCAGGGTATTGAATTTGCCCCTATCTAGTCCAAACCACGGGCTTTACTTGCCGGGCTAGCGAGTTGCCCATCGATGTTCCTTATTATTCTGGTTTAAATAAGAGAATATTTTACAGAAAAAAGTGAAGTGATTTCATTAGAGTGCATTAGCGCTTGATAATTTTAAAGCTATTTGATATTCTGCCACTAGTAATCAATGCGATGTAGATCCCAGAATCAAATTGCGATACATTCACACGATTCGCAGAATTCGTGATTTTCGTTTGTAGAATTTTTTTACCTAAAACATCAAAAAACTGAATATCAGCATGTAAAATCCCATGTGGAATAGAAAAAACCACCTCACTAGCTACTGGATTTTCAGCAATCCCAAAGCGATCTTGAAAGAAATCATTATTAAGTTTCAAAAGAAGACCTTTTTGATAGGTACTTTCAAAATTAGGAATACCATATCCCATCTCATTACTAGGGTTTAAGTATTGACTTCCTGATTCACGAATCAGATCCATAATCTGTGAATTTTTTAAAGAGGGTAATCCTTCCCATAAACAAGCTGCTGCACCGGCAATTATAGGTGAACTAAAAGAGGTGCCATTTACGAAATCCAGGTTGCCATTGGTGTCTAATATCGCCGTGCTTTTACCCTGTGCCATAACATCTGGCTTAATACGACCATCCACCGTGGGCCCCATAGAACTGAAGGCAGCATATTCTCCCAATGAATCTACAGCACCAATAGAAAGTACTCCAGGTGAATCAGCTGGAGTAGCAACCGTATTAAAGGTTGCTTGACCATCATTTCCAGCAGATGTAACAATTAACATCCCCTTTTCAAAACCTATGTTTGCACCGCGTGCGGAAATTGTAGTGTTTCCATCAAGATCTTCATAACCATAATTGTATTTACTTTCATCGAAATCGCGATAACCTAATGAGGTGTTGACCACATCAATGCCCAAACTATCAGCACGCTCGAGCGCTTCAACCCACCATGCTTCTTCTACAGGATTTTCTGATGGGGTAAATTCAGTTCGAAATAAATAATACGAAGCTTGTGGCGCAGTTCCTATAAATTCATTTTCTTTGAGACCAGCCATTACACTTAATGTCTGGCTACCATGTGTGCCAAATCCCTGAACATTTCTGCTACGATCTACAAAATCATAAGTACCAAGTAATCTACCTTCCGAAATAAGGGATGAATATGCCGGATTTTCAGTAATGTTTGGAAATCCACTATCCATTATTGCAATATGCATCCCATCCCCATTCAAGCCTCTGTCATGTAAACTTTCCAGGGATATCATCTGCGTTTGATTTAAAGCACTACCATAATTGTAATCGCGAACATTGTATACAACACTATTTTTAGGAAGTTCATCCTTTTCTAAATTTGGCTGGTTCAATGTTTTATTCAAAAATTCAATAGATGCTACAAAATACAGATCTTTCAATTTTTCAATTTCCGTTAGGTCACCACGTATGTAGACGCTATTCATCCATTTTGATTTGGCAAGTACCTGAACATGTTCTTTGTTCTTTAAAATAGTTATGAATTCTTCATTTACCGGGACATCCCTACTATCGATTGGTGTACTATGCCTACCCTTTCTATCAATTGACCTTTGACTAAGTATCGTATTTGGTTGATTAATAAATTCTTCTACATTCTCTTTATCAACAAGATAAACAAGGGCGTCTTCTTGCTGCGCATGTACCGAAAAGGAGATAAATAAGAGAATAAGAATAATTTTCATAGTTTATTTAGGATATAACACCACTCCCCAGAAGCTCATTACCTTCATACCATGCTACGAATTGTCCTTCTGAAATTGCCGATTGTGGATTTTCAAAAGATACATACATTCCATTTTCCATTTTGTGAAGGATTGCCTTTTCAAGAGGTTGGCGATAACGGATTCTTGCTTTAATTTCCATTTCTTGATCAGGCAATAATTTAAGATCACTACGTACCCAATGGATTTCCACCTCTTTGATAAAAAGAGCGCTTCTATATAAGCCTGGGTGGTTTTTCCCCTGACCAGTATAAATTATATTCTCTTCCACGTCAGTGTCAATAACAAAGAGAGGTTCAACCGTTCCTCCTACAGCCAAACCTTTACGTTGACCTTTTGTAAAATAATGAGCCCCCTGATGTTTGCCTACAATATTACCGTCTGAAGAATTATATTTAGGTTTTTTAGCTTGTAGAATTACATTATTTATATACGTGTTATTGGGAGAACTTTCCTTAGGATTCATAGTTTTATCAAGGGATACCTCACTTGGAATTTCAATGATGAGACCTTCCTTAGGTTGTAATTTTTGTTGAAGAAATTCCGGTAACTTTACCTTACCTATAAAACAAAGTCCCTGAGAATCTTTTTTATCTGCAGTAATTAAATCTTGTTCTTTGGCAATGCGCCTTACTTCCGCCTTTTGCAAATGCCCTATAGGGAAAAGGGTTTTCTTTAGCTGTTCTTGAGAAAGTTGACACAAAAAATAGGATTGGTCTTTATTAGCATCCGCTCCAGCCAACAATTGAAAACGACTTTTATTATCATCGGAAATAATACCACGTTGACAATAATGACCTGTTGCAACATAATCAGCGCCTAATTCTAAGGCCAATTTCATAAAGACGTCAAACTTGATTTCCCTATTGCAAAGAACATCAGGATTAGGAGTTCGACCCTGTTTGTACTCATTGAACATATAATTTACAATACGTTCTTTGTACTCTTCGCTCAAATCGACAGTTTGAAACGGAATTCCCAACTTTTCTGCGACAAGCA
It contains:
- a CDS encoding GumC family protein — protein: MQIEEQAQGAQEELTLKEQLQLYMRYWPWFLVTVVLMLVLAFLYLRYTNNSYQSQATILIKDSKNSELSELAAFEDLGLGNVGLSKSEFENEIEILKSKRLTLQVVEELDLNVTYYRDGNIKTSELFNESPLTVKVLKGENTLSEPVTLWIWPKNSNAFELRVGDDGSRETYNFGEKITFPFGELTVIPKPLELKEYWKVEPYTIVINIKSLEDAVLTTRKNINVQAINKNSSVIELTTTSGVKNKSETILNSLIAAYNADATLDKKLVSKNTAEFIDQRLALISQELDSVEKNKVTFKEDKSITNIETEGQLFLENASEFNKRQLEVETQKEVLSTMITYLEQQTNKLLPTNLGLEEEGVSVLVQNYNDLVLERDRLMASATPENPAVVNLTNQIDQLRQNVLQSLDQLRQSIRITEKDLDAQQGRIKGKISAIPGIERLYRDIERQQGIKESLYLYLL
- a CDS encoding polysaccharide biosynthesis/export family protein translates to MNRFIQFVLVPFALLLILNSCVSKKDVLYFQDIENLREQQDSITYNTIIRPDDLLTITVSALNPETVVPFNPPLVSTPSGDGTINGARQIQTYLVDKDGTIEFPVLGSLELGGMTRQAATRTIKEKLATYVIDPIINLRILNFTISVLGEVQRPGTFTVNDERVTILEALGLAGDMTIFGEREKVQVIREENGKTRYGVLDFTSVDLINSPFYYMQQNDVIIVPPNGAQIQSSGFNRNTSVFISVAGIIISVISIFTR
- a CDS encoding glycosyltransferase family 4 protein; its protein translation is MIPIVFVILAFSTAFIISIITLPEIIKVIMGREVFDTPGGRKLHVGNIPTMGGAAIFVGFILSALVWVPMENLGTFKYLFFALILLAFTGIRDDMVALSSLNKFIVQLLAACVVVGLGGVSINSFYTFGIDFAFPEWLSFAISVFVIVGLTNSFNLVDGIDGLAASIALVCILFLGVWFYMTGFTNLALVCGAMCGAVLAFICFNWHPAKIFMGDTGSLFVGFFCAVVLIIFLNKNQELPSTEILKIKNSVSLAMVLFIYPIFDTSRIMLIRLSQRRSPFAPDKLHIHSLLLRLGLKHHQISIIVGVSSVLGILLCLILDNYVLDSIAVLIGFLCCLIISFTISKRVKKFKSNRKTIIIKKAK
- a CDS encoding S8 family serine peptidase; its protein translation is MKIILILLFISFSVHAQQEDALVYLVDKENVEEFINQPNTILSQRSIDRKGRHSTPIDSRDVPVNEEFITILKNKEHVQVLAKSKWMNSVYIRGDLTEIEKLKDLYFVASIEFLNKTLNQPNLEKDELPKNSVVYNVRDYNYGSALNQTQMISLESLHDRGLNGDGMHIAIMDSGFPNITENPAYSSLISEGRLLGTYDFVDRSRNVQGFGTHGSQTLSVMAGLKENEFIGTAPQASYYLFRTEFTPSENPVEEAWWVEALERADSLGIDVVNTSLGYRDFDESKYNYGYEDLDGNTTISARGANIGFEKGMLIVTSAGNDGQATFNTVATPADSPGVLSIGAVDSLGEYAAFSSMGPTVDGRIKPDVMAQGKSTAILDTNGNLDFVNGTSFSSPIIAGAAACLWEGLPSLKNSQIMDLIRESGSQYLNPSNEMGYGIPNFESTYQKGLLLKLNNDFFQDRFGIAENPVASEVVFSIPHGILHADIQFFDVLGKKILQTKITNSANRVNVSQFDSGIYIALITSGRISNSFKIIKR
- the mnmA gene encoding tRNA 2-thiouridine(34) synthase MnmA, which produces MKTVVVGLSGGVDSSVSAYLLKEKGYNVIGLFMKNWHDDSVTISDECPWLDDSNDAMLVAEKLGIPFQTVDLSEEYKERIVNYMFNEYKQGRTPNPDVLCNREIKFDVFMKLALELGADYVATGHYCQRGIISDDNKSRFQLLAGADANKDQSYFLCQLSQEQLKKTLFPIGHLQKAEVRRIAKEQDLITADKKDSQGLCFIGKVKLPEFLQQKLQPKEGLIIEIPSEVSLDKTMNPKESSPNNTYINNVILQAKKPKYNSSDGNIVGKHQGAHYFTKGQRKGLAVGGTVEPLFVIDTDVEENIIYTGQGKNHPGLYRSALFIKEVEIHWVRSDLKLLPDQEMEIKARIRYRQPLEKAILHKMENGMYVSFENPQSAISEGQFVAWYEGNELLGSGVIS